The following are from one region of the Coffea eugenioides isolate CCC68of chromosome 2, Ceug_1.0, whole genome shotgun sequence genome:
- the LOC113761172 gene encoding uncharacterized protein LOC113761172: protein MGKIWILGSSCRNLLCPFFIGYALICTGVHCFQFGQIPAGDDGGGGRDDGFNSTFTISSFTYAQTRLKPYDWRYIKVNLPPWFSSMSINLESDVDLDLRNIREASTSNLPMICFREGSPPLPDVYNTSLTGLVFDYVSNDSIGGIQGLQIVEQCYPMQKIISLRLTNEQISPGVWYFGLFNGIGPIRTQSKMINRGQSYSFSCNVSVEGCTAPMVTGQFCNQTVNLLTCAEGYVVTDSSSGNKTSDLVAENVVVCRNADDGTCHVDNGPKVFSLNVMGFSEELTITASNIRFNSNSTKNASGIILMSYARHGAMPLDTLHDYSGNISKAPLVIPAPKLGRWYVTVQPVSLPNSGGLRELSTAVCYSLEWQVLQCPVDKAGPNCTWKRYMLQTVLRKNPSAPFESYYLPLSEKVLSDSANFPLEPLLSNSSYGGNNDVAWTFFLVDIPYGAAGGNIHIRLTSDDKISYEMYARYGGFPSLDNWDYFCTNSTSSSNGSMFFKLYDSTEKSIGFYILYPREGIWNFGLRQVNPVGSGYTYQTTMSISVERCPQKCSAHGNCQFLLDTSGLSLYSYCACDRNHGGFDCSVELVSHKGRIWQSISLIASNAAAVLPAYWALRHKAFAEWVLFTSSGISSGLYHACDVGTWCALTFHVLQFMDFWLSFMAVVSTFVYLAAINETSKRTIHTIVAIVTALMAETGPTRSSNIVLVLAIGTLGLIAGWLIELCTHYRSFACSAQFHLNLVDRSAIKEWIRNLVDTLLRRYRWGFVIAGFVALAMAAISWKLENSQTYWIWHSIWHVSIYTSSFLFLCSKAKDPSDRSYVLTRQNSFTGANGEIAAFIKRMKIFSTQLGICL from the exons ATGGGCAAAATTTGGATTCTGGGTTCTTCTTGTCGGAATCTGTTGTGTCCCTTCTTTATAGGATACGCTCTTATTTGTACTGGAGTTCACTGTTTTCAGTTTGGACAAATACCAGCTGGTGATGATGGTGGAGGAGGACGTGATGATGGTTTTAATTCTACTTTCACTATTTCCAGCTTTACTTATGCTCAAACTAGACTTAAACCTTACGATTGGCGGTATATTAAAG TGAATTTGCCGCCATGGTTCTCTTCGATGTCAATAAATTTAGAATCAGATGTAGACCTT GATCTGAGGAACATTAGAGAAGCCTCAACAAGCAATCTTCCAATGATTTGCTTCCGTGAAGGGAGCCCCCCCCTGCCTGATGTTTATAATACTTCTCTAACTGGTCTAG TGTTCGATTATGTCTCGAATGATTCTATTGGAGGAATACAAGGTCTTCAGATTGTTGAGCAGTGCTACCCTATGCAGAAGATAATATCTCTGAGATTGACAAATGAGCAG ATTTCTCCTGGTGTATGGTACTTTGGTTTATTCAATGGCATTGGACCTATAAGGACACAGTCAAAAATG ATTAATCGTGGCCAATCATACTCTTTTAGTTGCAATGTGAGTGTGGAAGGATGTACAGCCCCAATGGTGACTGGCCAATTCTGCAACCAGACGGTTAATCTGCTTACGTGTGCTGAGGGATATGTTGTAACCGATAGCAGTTCTGGTAACAAAACTTCTGATCTAGTGGCAGAGAATGTGGTTGTTTGCAGAAATGCTGATGATGGGACTTGTCATGTGGATAATGGACCAAAAGTCTTCTCTTTGAATGTAATGGGATTTTCTGAAGAGCTAACAATTACTGCCTCAAATATTAGGTTCAATTCAAATAGCACAAAAAATGCAAGTGGGATTATCTTGATGTCTTATGCTCGGCATGGTGCAATGCCGCTAGATACGTTGCATGATTATTCTGGCAATATCAGCAAAGCCCCTCTAGTTATACCAGCACCAAAACTTGGCCGTTGGTATGTTACTGTTCAACCGGTCAGTCTTCCAAACAGTGGCGGACTTCGAGAACTGAGCACAGCTGTTTGTTATTCATTGGAGTGGCAAGTTCTTCAGTGTCCTGTGGATAAAGCTGGACCTAACTGTACATGGAAAAGATACATGCTTCAG ACTGTTCTTCGGAAAAATCCTTCTGCCCCTTTTGAATCCTACTACTTGCCATTGAGTGAGAAGGTGTTGTCAGATTCAGCTAACTTTCCTTTAGAACCGCTTTTGAGCAATTCTTCTTATGGAGGAAATAATGATGTTGCTTGGACATTTTTCCTCGTAGACATCCCTTATGGTGCTGCTGGAGGAAATATCCATATCCGCCTTACATCAGATGATAAGATAAGTTATGAAATGTATGCCAGATATGGAGGATTTCCTTCTCTGGATAACTGGGACTATTTCTGCACAAATAGCACGAGCAGCAGCAATGGTTCCATGTTTTTTAAGCTGTATGATTCTACTGAGAAATCAATCggtttttatatattatatccAAGAGAAGGAATCTGGAATTTTGGACTGAGGCAAGTAAATCCCGTTGGTAGTGGATACACATATCAAACAACTATGTCTATCTCAGTAGAGAGATGTCCACAAAAATGTTCTGCTCATGGAAACTGTCAATTTCTTTTAGATACCAGTGGGCTGTCACTATACAG CTACTGTGCTTGTGATCGTAACCATGGAGGCTTTGACTGCAGCGTGGAGTTGGTGTCACATAAAG GGCGCATATGGCAATCAATTTCCCTCATTGCATCCAATGCTGCAGCTGTGCTTCCCGCTTACTGGGCCCTCCGCCATAAG GCATTTGCTGAATGGGTTCTTTTCACATCTAGTGGGATCTCAAGTGGGCTGTATCATGCTTGTGATGTAGGAACCTGGTGTGCATTAACATTTCATGTCTTGCAG TTTATGGATTTCTGGCTTTCATTCATGGCGGTTGTCAGCACTTTTGTGTACCTAGCTGCTATTAATGAAACTTCAAAGAGGACGATTCACACAATTGTTGCAATAGTAACGGCCCTTATGGCTGAAACTGGTCCAACACG ATCCTCAAACATCGTTCTTGTTTTAGCCATTGGGACTTTGGGTCTTATTGCTGGGTGGCTGATTGAGCTTTGTACTCACTATAGATCGTTTGCCTGTTCGGCTCAGTTCCATCTGAATTTGGTTGATAG ATCAGCCATAAAGGAATGGATACGTAATCTTGTTGACACGCTTCTAAGACGATATCGGTGGGGCTTTGTTATAGCAGGGTTCGTTGCCTTAGCGATGGCTGCAAtaagctggaaactggaaaataGCCAAACCTACTGGATTTGGCACAG CATATGGCACGTCTCCATATATActtcttccttccttttccTCTGTTCAAAAGCAAAAGATCCCTCAGACAGGAGCTATGTGCTAACTCGACAAAATTCATTCACTGGAGCGAACGGGGAGATAGCAGCA TTTATCAAGAGGATGAAGATTTTTTCCACTCAACTAGGCATCTGTTTGTAG